A region of Hydrogenimonas cancrithermarum DNA encodes the following proteins:
- a CDS encoding nitrate- and nitrite sensing domain-containing protein: MQIGIRSKLKLISLLPILLLLGFASYFLYQSTTNYLKVQAFDQHIEYSSIINDLSTQLAKERGMTAIYIASHGRKVKESLKAQRAVVDKKVAAFKRYLSDHPETKPKKSVPVMLSLLNQKRHQIDTLQLGFDKAFFNYYTALIGSLLEEIDKVTSVGLNNEISNEAKAYINFAKAKEASGIERGFMSFILTRYTKMSDEELQKWIHYIGQADTYEYGFISDPGLKQRIRRLLENEDSQEIFEELAQARAEILHSINDGYYTIDPTLWFNLNTEKISILDNAQKTIFTAMKGKIASTIQEQMYIAVASGALWIISIILAIIGMIVSREITQNIKNLETILQNVAESTNQKMEINLDTPEGTAKAYALLQAIIEETRLEQKRAEEASEAKSLFLANMSHEIRTPLNGIVGFTELLKNTELKGEQKEFVSIIEKSSENLLEIINNILDLSKIESNKVEIENIVFNPIEEFESAVEIYAVKAAEKNVNLACFIDPRLNQPIKGDPTKIKEILINLMSNAVKFTNQGGAINVEIRKVHASDPDKCAISFSVEDTGIGISPDKKAHIFEAFSQADTSVTRKFGGTGLGLTISARYAELMGGHLDLESELGKGTRFYFTLEFEELPQMNEDMRDRFANVTVAFYSAPGASKKQDEYIKEYLDYYGAKLIPFSAPEELIKLASEKKAQSAMIDADYASDNDLRKMGKTPLHCNVIIKSTHQKRIESLRLHCEKIVYEPVNATKMVAILKAATSEVVKEVRRPLLDIDHIGFQAKALVAEDNTINQKLIKRTLEDLGLTVELADNGLEAFEKRRNGDFDIIFMDISMPVMDGVEATHEILDYEEDENVPHVPIVALTANALKGDRERFLAEGLDEYTTKPLIREEIISILKKFLGDKMYTKDEKEKPATSRGVQHASEKEEEKEISFDTFTEEAVSEKSETEAVPQGQPTETVSAETPETSKAPEPDRILVLKKSPLEGKIFANMLHQLGYNVDIADSPKELTEKLDAQTALVFVDKEIDGMALEPLQKEIKMSAPHAALILMTDPSTSVTEEERKHCDEVIINLVNRDLIRLIIEKFMKKEG; encoded by the coding sequence ATGCAAATAGGTATCCGAAGTAAACTCAAACTGATCTCGCTCCTCCCCATTCTTCTGCTCCTGGGGTTCGCGAGCTATTTTCTCTACCAGTCCACCACCAATTATCTGAAAGTTCAGGCCTTCGACCAACATATCGAATACAGCTCCATCATCAACGACCTCTCGACCCAGCTGGCAAAAGAGCGCGGCATGACGGCGATATACATCGCTTCCCACGGACGAAAGGTCAAAGAGTCCCTCAAGGCCCAGCGTGCCGTGGTCGACAAGAAGGTCGCGGCATTCAAACGTTACCTTTCGGACCACCCGGAGACCAAACCCAAAAAGAGCGTTCCGGTCATGCTGAGTCTCCTGAACCAGAAACGTCACCAGATCGACACCCTTCAGCTCGGTTTCGACAAGGCATTCTTCAACTACTACACGGCCCTGATCGGATCGCTGCTCGAAGAGATCGACAAAGTGACTTCGGTCGGGCTGAACAACGAGATCAGCAACGAGGCGAAAGCCTACATCAATTTCGCCAAGGCGAAAGAGGCGAGCGGTATCGAACGCGGTTTCATGTCTTTCATCCTCACCCGCTATACGAAAATGAGCGACGAAGAGCTTCAAAAATGGATCCACTATATCGGGCAGGCCGACACATACGAATATGGTTTCATTTCGGACCCGGGGCTTAAACAGCGTATTCGCAGACTTCTCGAAAACGAAGACTCCCAGGAGATTTTCGAAGAACTCGCCCAGGCACGTGCCGAAATACTCCACTCGATCAACGACGGCTACTACACGATCGACCCTACGCTCTGGTTCAACCTCAATACCGAGAAGATCAGCATCCTCGACAATGCACAGAAGACGATCTTCACCGCGATGAAAGGCAAGATCGCCTCGACGATCCAGGAACAGATGTATATCGCCGTCGCCTCCGGCGCGCTTTGGATCATCTCCATCATCCTCGCCATTATCGGCATGATCGTGAGCCGCGAGATTACGCAAAACATCAAAAACCTCGAGACGATCCTCCAGAATGTCGCGGAATCGACCAACCAGAAAATGGAGATCAACCTCGATACACCTGAAGGTACGGCGAAAGCGTATGCCCTGCTGCAGGCGATCATCGAAGAGACGCGGCTCGAACAGAAGCGTGCCGAAGAGGCGAGCGAAGCGAAGTCGCTCTTCCTTGCAAACATGAGCCACGAAATCCGAACGCCGCTGAACGGAATCGTCGGTTTTACCGAACTGCTTAAAAACACCGAACTCAAAGGCGAACAGAAAGAGTTCGTAAGTATCATCGAAAAGAGTTCCGAAAACCTGCTCGAGATCATCAACAACATCCTTGACCTCTCCAAGATCGAGAGCAACAAAGTGGAGATCGAAAACATCGTCTTCAACCCGATCGAGGAGTTCGAGAGCGCCGTCGAAATCTATGCCGTCAAAGCGGCCGAAAAGAATGTCAACCTCGCCTGCTTCATCGATCCGAGATTGAACCAGCCCATCAAAGGCGATCCGACCAAGATCAAAGAGATTCTGATCAACCTGATGAGCAATGCGGTCAAGTTCACCAACCAAGGTGGCGCGATCAATGTCGAAATCCGCAAAGTCCATGCGAGCGATCCAGACAAATGTGCCATCAGTTTCAGTGTCGAAGATACGGGTATCGGTATCTCTCCGGACAAAAAGGCGCATATTTTCGAAGCATTCTCGCAAGCCGACACCAGTGTCACCAGGAAGTTCGGCGGAACCGGGCTGGGCCTGACCATCTCCGCACGCTATGCCGAACTGATGGGCGGCCACCTCGATCTCGAAAGCGAGCTCGGCAAAGGTACCCGTTTCTATTTTACGCTCGAATTCGAAGAGCTACCCCAGATGAACGAGGATATGCGAGACAGGTTCGCCAATGTCACCGTCGCGTTCTATTCCGCGCCCGGCGCATCGAAGAAGCAGGACGAGTATATCAAGGAGTACCTCGACTATTACGGTGCGAAGCTGATTCCTTTCAGCGCACCGGAAGAACTCATAAAACTCGCGTCCGAAAAGAAAGCGCAGTCGGCAATGATCGACGCCGATTACGCCTCCGACAACGACCTTCGCAAGATGGGCAAGACGCCGCTGCACTGTAACGTCATCATCAAATCGACGCACCAGAAGCGGATCGAGTCTCTGCGCCTGCACTGCGAAAAGATCGTCTACGAGCCGGTCAATGCGACGAAGATGGTGGCCATTCTCAAAGCGGCAACCTCCGAAGTGGTCAAAGAGGTCCGCCGTCCGCTTCTCGATATCGATCACATCGGTTTTCAGGCCAAAGCGCTCGTCGCCGAGGACAATACGATCAACCAGAAGCTCATCAAGCGAACACTCGAAGATCTCGGCCTGACGGTCGAACTGGCGGACAACGGCCTCGAAGCGTTCGAAAAGCGTAGAAACGGCGACTTCGACATCATTTTCATGGATATCTCGATGCCGGTCATGGACGGTGTGGAAGCGACCCACGAAATTCTCGACTACGAAGAGGACGAAAACGTTCCGCACGTGCCTATCGTCGCCTTGACGGCGAACGCGCTCAAAGGGGACAGGGAAAGGTTCCTCGCCGAAGGGCTCGACGAGTATACGACCAAACCGCTGATAAGAGAAGAAATCATCTCGATCCTGAAAAAATTCCTTGGCGACAAGATGTATACGAAAGACGAAAAAGAGAAACCCGCCACTTCGAGGGGTGTACAGCACGCTTCAGAGAAAGAGGAGGAGAAGGAGATTTCGTTCGATACATTTACAGAAGAGGCCGTTTCCGAAAAGAGTGAAACCGAAGCGGTTCCTCAGGGGCAACCCACGGAAACGGTTTCCGCCGAAACGCCGGAAACCTCGAAAGCCCCCGAACCGGACAGAATACTCGTTCTCAAGAAGAGTCCGCTCGAGGGGAAAATTTTCGCCAACATGCTCCACCAGCTCGGATACAACGTCGACATCGCCGACTCTCCGAAAGAGCTGACGGAAAAGCTCGATGCGCA
- a CDS encoding SEL1-like repeat protein gives MKTRLLFILLLLPAFGFASYFSDGMRAYKSGNYKVAKELFEMAIEEDGAEQAQFLLGLLYLKGLGVDRNLPKAKQLLGKAAELGNARAKCYLAEVYLLQKKKERQTALKLLKEGKKAGALECVDIAATHKLPL, from the coding sequence GTGAAAACACGACTGCTCTTTATACTGTTGCTGCTACCGGCTTTTGGATTCGCCAGCTACTTTTCCGACGGGATGCGCGCCTATAAATCGGGAAACTACAAAGTGGCCAAAGAGCTGTTCGAAATGGCGATAGAGGAAGATGGAGCCGAGCAGGCACAGTTTCTGCTGGGCCTTCTCTATCTCAAAGGCCTCGGCGTCGACCGCAATCTGCCAAAAGCGAAACAGCTGCTGGGCAAAGCCGCCGAGCTGGGAAATGCCCGGGCGAAATGCTATCTGGCCGAAGTCTATCTTCTGCAGAAGAAAAAAGAGAGGCAGACGGCACTTAAACTGCTCAAAGAGGGCAAAAAGGCCGGTGCACTCGAATGCGTCGATATAGCCGCCACACACAAACTACCATTATGA
- a CDS encoding Hpt domain-containing protein, which yields MLIYRNDGKLYCISKNALKLAGYHDISEFLAEHEDYSELFVKRPGYIYNFENFSWISFLRNANTEQKKVLISTKDKATYECDLALEILYPIEYGEETPEFYYQIEFKNLKLSNGTEYHVPIEESAFTSIDIPSEPLAAEAPEISTTDETAAKAAETYEAPAVRFEEPAASAKHEGETPSVDFSLFEETPETAPSEKPADAPLELVDFSFESDRVEAIASEEENVEQPENAEALFESPAAVEESETGIGMKQESGSFAEKEATSPFEPLEVPEIGLKTEVPEPETMPSEENRESPTEAPAANLQPETGKIAATLGLPETMVKAFVKEFIETYYHDAPEVKAAMDAGHIHLVKKEAMKLKGIASNLMMDPLTQTLEEILSLDDETQIRKAWQNVERYIQGLSGQGIPETATSEERMTTPEKSPAEHLHPSFEEPAKPETTPSKKRLELEEIDRGETLLFDPNEAADALGLPESLIVEFVNDFITQAREEKAHFIEAYETNDIKTINEVAHKLKGVAANLRIEDMRELMEKVQHAQSLEEVEERLVAFYRKLAALEKTMAKEYA from the coding sequence GTGTTAATCTACAGAAATGACGGAAAACTCTACTGTATATCGAAAAATGCCCTGAAACTCGCGGGATATCACGATATCTCGGAATTTTTGGCCGAACACGAAGATTATAGCGAACTCTTCGTAAAGCGTCCTGGATACATCTACAACTTCGAAAATTTTTCATGGATCAGTTTTCTTCGCAATGCCAACACGGAGCAGAAGAAGGTCCTCATCTCGACGAAAGACAAGGCGACATACGAATGTGACCTGGCCCTTGAAATTCTCTATCCGATCGAGTATGGCGAAGAGACGCCGGAGTTCTATTACCAAATAGAGTTCAAAAACCTCAAACTCTCCAACGGGACAGAATACCATGTGCCGATAGAGGAGAGTGCGTTCACTTCCATCGACATTCCTTCCGAACCTCTCGCTGCGGAGGCTCCCGAAATATCGACGACGGATGAAACGGCCGCGAAAGCCGCGGAAACATACGAAGCTCCGGCAGTGCGTTTCGAGGAGCCGGCCGCTTCGGCCAAGCACGAAGGGGAAACCCCCTCCGTCGATTTTTCGCTTTTCGAGGAGACACCGGAAACGGCCCCATCCGAAAAACCGGCGGACGCACCCCTCGAGCTGGTCGATTTTTCATTTGAAAGCGATCGTGTCGAAGCGATCGCTTCCGAAGAGGAAAACGTCGAACAGCCCGAAAATGCCGAAGCGCTTTTCGAATCCCCGGCAGCGGTGGAAGAGAGTGAAACCGGGATCGGCATGAAGCAGGAGAGCGGATCTTTCGCGGAAAAAGAGGCAACCTCCCCATTCGAACCCCTCGAAGTGCCGGAGATCGGCTTGAAAACGGAAGTTCCCGAGCCTGAAACCATGCCATCGGAGGAAAATAGAGAGAGTCCGACAGAGGCACCGGCGGCGAATCTCCAGCCAGAGACCGGAAAAATCGCCGCCACGCTCGGACTGCCCGAAACGATGGTCAAAGCCTTCGTGAAAGAGTTCATAGAGACCTACTATCACGATGCGCCGGAAGTCAAAGCCGCCATGGATGCCGGCCATATCCATCTCGTCAAAAAAGAGGCGATGAAGCTCAAAGGGATCGCTTCGAACCTGATGATGGACCCTTTGACGCAGACACTCGAAGAGATTCTTTCACTCGATGATGAAACGCAGATCCGCAAAGCGTGGCAAAACGTCGAGCGTTATATACAGGGGTTGAGCGGGCAGGGCATCCCGGAAACCGCTACCTCCGAAGAGCGGATGACGACGCCCGAAAAGAGTCCGGCCGAACATCTCCACCCCTCCTTCGAGGAACCGGCAAAACCCGAAACCACGCCATCCAAAAAGAGGCTCGAGCTCGAAGAGATCGACAGGGGCGAAACACTCCTTTTCGATCCCAACGAAGCGGCCGACGCGCTGGGGCTTCCGGAATCGCTCATCGTGGAATTCGTCAACGACTTCATCACCCAGGCACGCGAAGAGAAGGCCCATTTCATCGAAGCGTACGAAACGAACGATATCAAGACGATCAACGAAGTGGCACACAAGCTCAAAGGGGTCGCCGCGAACCTGAGAATCGAAGATATGCGTGAGCTTATGGAAAAAGTGCAGCATGCCCAATCGCTCGAAGAGGTCGAAGAGAGACTCGTCGCCTTTTACCGCAAACTCGCGGCACTGGAAAAAACAATGGCAAAGGAATACGCGTGA
- a CDS encoding PAS domain-containing protein, which yields MQRPTPIDEEYTFADGVIISETDLNGIITYANRKFIEISGYSKEELIGKPHSIIRHPDMPKAAFKELWDTIQADKEWQGLVKNLRKDGRYYWVDTYIKPIFKEGVKTGYIAARHPAKRMDVLSIINTYARMLEDEKS from the coding sequence ATGCAACGGCCCACCCCCATCGACGAAGAGTACACGTTTGCCGACGGCGTCATCATCAGTGAAACCGATCTCAACGGCATCATCACCTATGCCAACCGGAAATTCATCGAAATATCGGGATACAGCAAAGAGGAGCTTATCGGAAAGCCGCACAGCATCATCCGCCATCCCGATATGCCAAAAGCGGCTTTTAAAGAGTTGTGGGATACCATTCAAGCCGACAAAGAGTGGCAGGGACTCGTTAAAAATCTTCGCAAAGACGGCCGATATTATTGGGTAGACACCTACATCAAACCGATTTTCAAAGAGGGTGTCAAAACAGGATACATCGCGGCTCGCCATCCTGCGAAACGGATGGATGTCCTCTCGATCATAAACACCTATGCCCGGATGCTTGAAGATGAGAAGTCGTAA
- the uvrC gene encoding excinuclease ABC subunit UvrC, producing the protein MIESVKNLPDKPGIYQYFDKDGKLLYVGKAKSLKKRVKSYFRFTPTLAPAPTLGPRIYQMVAQAVRIETIVTPSESDALLLENSLIKQLKPKYNILLRDDKTYPYIYIDLSEPFPRFELTRKVVKGKRVKYFGPFPHGARAILDSLYELVPLVQKKGCLKGKKACLFHQIGRCMAPCEGKIDEKEYAELVEEAFSYIHHKKRLQRALEKRMHFYAESLRFEEAAQIRDRIEAIGKIEEFSSADLARLEDLDIFAAAFDDEGGVLVRLFMREGKIVASSHTYLHLHDETDLSEVYRRSILEFYGSETPFTATAILTAHPFDEQEELSALLSERIGKHIAITTPKRGDKRRLTELGVQNAKELLRQKSLRPKPELPEKIRDLLGLRQAPERIEIFDNSHLAGEAPVGAMVVREKEKWDKSSYRHYNLTARDEYHQMEQMLSQRIGSFEKSPPPDLWVIDGGETLRQLALTLLKRKGVDLPVVGIAKEKIDAKAHRAKGAAKDILYTDEGEMRLMPSDARLQWFQRLRDEAHRFAIAFHKKQRLKEDKKISLLEAKGIGPAKVKRLIDYFGTFDAIKEADLETLGRVLNKKDAQSIYLYLHPPSTDE; encoded by the coding sequence ATGATCGAGAGCGTTAAAAACCTCCCCGACAAACCGGGGATCTACCAATATTTCGACAAAGACGGGAAGCTTCTTTATGTCGGAAAGGCCAAAAGCCTCAAAAAACGGGTCAAAAGCTATTTCCGTTTCACACCTACACTCGCCCCCGCCCCCACTCTCGGCCCCCGAATCTATCAGATGGTCGCACAGGCCGTCAGGATCGAAACGATCGTGACACCGAGCGAAAGCGATGCACTGCTGCTGGAAAACTCGCTGATCAAACAGCTCAAACCCAAATACAACATCCTTCTTCGCGACGACAAGACTTACCCCTACATCTACATCGACCTGAGCGAACCGTTCCCAAGGTTCGAACTGACGCGAAAAGTGGTCAAAGGGAAAAGAGTGAAATATTTCGGCCCTTTTCCTCACGGTGCGAGGGCGATTCTAGATTCGCTCTACGAGCTGGTGCCGCTGGTACAGAAAAAAGGGTGCCTCAAAGGGAAAAAGGCGTGTCTGTTCCACCAGATCGGACGCTGCATGGCTCCGTGCGAAGGGAAGATCGACGAAAAGGAGTATGCCGAACTCGTCGAAGAGGCTTTCAGCTATATCCATCACAAAAAACGCCTGCAGCGTGCACTCGAAAAGAGAATGCACTTCTACGCCGAATCGCTCCGATTCGAAGAGGCGGCACAGATCCGTGACCGCATCGAGGCGATCGGGAAAATCGAAGAGTTCTCGAGTGCCGATCTCGCCAGGCTCGAAGACCTCGATATCTTTGCCGCGGCGTTCGACGACGAGGGAGGTGTACTGGTACGCCTTTTCATGCGGGAAGGGAAAATCGTCGCCTCCAGCCACACCTATCTGCACCTGCACGACGAGACCGATCTGAGCGAAGTCTACCGCAGAAGTATCCTCGAGTTTTACGGCAGCGAAACGCCCTTTACGGCGACGGCTATCTTGACGGCACACCCCTTCGACGAGCAGGAGGAGCTCTCCGCACTGTTGAGCGAGCGCATCGGAAAACATATCGCCATCACGACACCGAAACGGGGTGACAAACGGCGGCTGACAGAGCTGGGAGTGCAGAATGCGAAGGAACTGCTCAGACAAAAAAGCCTTCGTCCCAAACCCGAACTTCCGGAGAAGATCCGCGATCTGCTCGGACTCCGGCAGGCACCGGAGCGCATCGAAATTTTCGACAACTCCCACCTTGCGGGCGAAGCGCCTGTGGGAGCGATGGTCGTCAGGGAAAAAGAGAAGTGGGACAAAAGCTCCTACCGCCACTACAATCTTACGGCAAGGGACGAGTACCACCAGATGGAGCAGATGCTCTCCCAGCGTATCGGTTCGTTCGAAAAATCCCCGCCTCCGGACCTGTGGGTCATCGACGGCGGCGAGACACTCCGGCAGCTTGCGCTGACGCTGCTGAAAAGAAAAGGGGTCGACCTGCCCGTCGTCGGGATCGCGAAAGAGAAAATCGATGCGAAGGCACACCGGGCGAAAGGGGCGGCGAAAGATATTCTCTACACCGATGAGGGGGAGATGCGGCTGATGCCGAGCGATGCACGTTTGCAGTGGTTTCAAAGGCTCAGAGACGAAGCGCATCGGTTCGCCATCGCTTTCCATAAAAAACAGCGCCTGAAAGAGGACAAAAAGATCTCTCTTCTCGAAGCCAAGGGGATCGGGCCCGCCAAAGTGAAACGGCTCATCGACTATTTCGGAACGTTCGACGCCATCAAAGAGGCCGACCTCGAAACACTGGGGAGAGTTCTAAACAAAAAAGATGCCCAGTCGATATATCTGTATCTTCATCCGCCATCCACAGACGAATAG
- the nadB gene encoding L-aspartate oxidase: protein MKTDSKYDVIIVGAGIAGLYAALHIPKEKNVLILCKDIPWECNTFYAQGGVAAAVDEGDVASHIEDTLNAGAGLCNEEAVELMVEESLEVIPDLIRRGFEFDRDEAGNLLYTKEAAHSRPRILHAGGDATGRYLHQFLMQANPHPLVYNVRVFDLLRSGDTCYGLRALINEEIKELYADNIIIASGGVGSLYAFHTNSRTISSDLHGICLERGIRLEMMEMMQFHPTVYVDNPWARKQLLTEALRGEGAQIVDEEERRFLFDYDERGELAPRDIVSRAIFDYQKRHGGKVYLKMDMFDEEFFAHRFPNIKKALASVGFDLPKDLVPISPAFHYAIGGIVCDLNGVVPGLENLYVIGEAACTGVHGANRLASNSLLEGLVFGRRAARHLNEKGFVWSHKPPFAEFKGNLVEKDDTILKQRLRRTMWQEVGIVRTRSGLERALDFVDDVQHLTIGRLLALRLKTARKIIESALARRESVGAHYIINE, encoded by the coding sequence ATGAAAACCGACAGCAAATACGACGTCATCATCGTTGGTGCCGGGATCGCCGGCCTCTATGCCGCACTCCATATACCGAAAGAGAAGAACGTTCTCATTCTCTGCAAAGACATTCCCTGGGAGTGCAATACCTTCTATGCCCAGGGTGGCGTGGCGGCTGCCGTCGACGAGGGGGATGTGGCGTCGCATATCGAGGATACGCTGAATGCCGGGGCAGGACTTTGCAACGAGGAAGCGGTCGAGCTGATGGTCGAAGAGAGTCTCGAAGTGATACCGGACCTGATCCGGCGCGGATTCGAGTTCGATAGAGACGAAGCGGGGAACCTGCTCTACACGAAAGAGGCCGCACACAGCAGACCGCGCATTCTTCATGCTGGCGGCGACGCGACAGGCCGTTATCTTCACCAGTTTCTGATGCAGGCGAACCCCCACCCGCTCGTCTATAATGTCAGGGTTTTCGATCTGCTCCGTTCGGGCGACACCTGTTATGGGCTCAGAGCCCTCATCAACGAGGAGATCAAAGAGCTCTACGCCGACAACATCATCATCGCGAGCGGTGGTGTCGGAAGCCTCTACGCTTTCCACACCAACTCCAGAACGATCAGCTCCGACCTGCATGGCATCTGCCTGGAAAGAGGCATCCGGCTGGAGATGATGGAGATGATGCAGTTTCACCCCACTGTCTATGTCGACAATCCGTGGGCGAGAAAACAGCTACTGACGGAAGCGTTGCGGGGCGAAGGGGCACAGATCGTCGATGAAGAGGAACGGCGCTTTCTTTTCGATTATGACGAAAGGGGCGAACTCGCTCCGCGCGATATCGTCAGCCGTGCCATTTTCGACTATCAGAAGCGTCACGGTGGGAAGGTCTACTTGAAGATGGACATGTTCGACGAAGAGTTTTTCGCCCACCGTTTCCCCAATATCAAAAAGGCGCTCGCCTCGGTCGGTTTCGACCTTCCCAAAGATCTCGTACCCATTTCACCGGCGTTTCATTATGCCATCGGCGGAATCGTCTGCGATCTCAACGGCGTCGTGCCAGGGCTCGAAAACCTCTATGTCATCGGTGAAGCGGCCTGCACGGGTGTGCACGGGGCCAACCGGCTCGCAAGCAACTCTTTGCTCGAAGGGCTTGTCTTTGGCCGTCGCGCCGCGCGTCATCTGAACGAAAAGGGGTTCGTCTGGAGCCACAAACCGCCCTTTGCCGAATTTAAGGGGAACCTGGTCGAAAAAGATGATACAATTTTAAAACAGCGCCTGCGCCGTACGATGTGGCAGGAAGTGGGGATCGTCAGGACGCGTTCGGGGCTCGAGCGTGCACTCGATTTCGTCGACGACGTTCAGCATCTGACGATCGGCCGGCTGCTCGCTCTGCGTCTCAAGACGGCACGAAAAATCATCGAATCGGCACTTGCCCGGAGAGAGTCTGTCGGTGCCCACTACATCATCAACGAATAA